The proteins below come from a single Candidatus Acidiferrales bacterium genomic window:
- the purD gene encoding phosphoribosylamine--glycine ligase: protein MKVLVIGSGGREHALVWRLRQSQRVRELYCVPGNAGIARDAECLAGDVRDINGLANLADRLKADLTVVGPELPLTLGIADEFHRRRLAIIGPTRAAAELEGSKVFAKRFLERHKIPTAFFAVCDSSQDAYAALCSFEFPVVLKADGLASGKGVIIAHTADEATATVERIMEQHVFGAAGDRIVIEEHLEGEELSFIVLTDGKSVQPLASTRDHKPVFDGDQGPNTGGMGAYCDDSIIAPELQKEILQTIVAPTIQGMALEGRPYQGFLYFGLMLTKQGPRVLEFNCRPGDPEMQPQVLRMDFDLVDVLEKLLAGRLLEARMPWWEGSSVCVVLASKGYPGEAETGKVIEGLAAAEGLAGIKVFHAGTKEVEGKLVTSGGRVLGVTARAGELRTAIELCYQAVSRIRFDGMHYRRDIGARPDKFGARGLPRGFVA, encoded by the coding sequence TGCCGAGTGCCTGGCGGGCGACGTCCGGGACATCAACGGGCTTGCCAATCTCGCCGATCGGCTAAAAGCAGACCTTACCGTCGTCGGCCCGGAGCTGCCGCTCACGCTGGGTATCGCCGACGAGTTCCACCGCCGCCGGCTGGCCATCATCGGCCCCACCCGAGCCGCGGCCGAACTCGAGGGCAGCAAGGTTTTTGCCAAGCGGTTCCTTGAGCGGCATAAGATTCCTACCGCCTTCTTTGCCGTCTGCGATTCTTCGCAAGATGCCTACGCCGCGTTGTGCAGCTTTGAATTCCCGGTTGTGCTGAAGGCTGATGGTCTTGCTTCCGGCAAGGGCGTCATTATCGCCCATACCGCGGACGAGGCGACCGCGACCGTTGAGCGCATCATGGAGCAGCACGTCTTCGGCGCGGCCGGCGACCGCATCGTGATCGAGGAACATCTCGAAGGCGAAGAATTGTCTTTCATCGTTCTCACCGATGGCAAAAGCGTCCAGCCGCTCGCTTCGACGCGCGACCACAAGCCGGTCTTCGACGGCGATCAGGGGCCCAACACCGGCGGCATGGGCGCCTACTGCGACGACAGCATCATCGCCCCTGAGCTGCAAAAAGAGATTCTCCAGACAATTGTGGCGCCCACCATCCAGGGCATGGCGCTTGAAGGGCGACCCTATCAGGGATTCCTCTATTTTGGGCTGATGCTCACCAAGCAGGGCCCGCGAGTGCTGGAATTCAATTGCCGCCCGGGCGACCCGGAGATGCAGCCGCAGGTCTTGCGCATGGATTTCGATCTTGTGGACGTCTTGGAAAAACTGCTTGCCGGGCGGTTGCTCGAGGCGCGCATGCCGTGGTGGGAGGGTTCGAGTGTTTGTGTCGTCCTCGCGTCGAAGGGTTATCCGGGCGAGGCTGAGACCGGCAAGGTCATTGAAGGCCTGGCGGCGGCCGAGGGCTTGGCGGGTATTAAAGTTTTTCACGCTGGCACGAAAGAGGTCGAGGGCAAGCTGGTAACCTCCGGCGGGCGCGTGCTGGGCGTGACGGCGCGCGCCGGCGAGTTGCGCACGGCCATCGAACTGTGCTATCAGGCCGTCAGCCGCATCCGTTTTGACGGCATGCATTATCGCCGCGACATCGGCGCCCGCCCCGACAAGTTCGGGGCTCGCGGCTTGCCCCGAGGCTTCGTGGCTTGA
- the purE gene encoding 5-(carboxyamino)imidazole ribonucleotide mutase translates to MGSDSDLPVMSETVKTLDKFGVPYEVEVTSAHRSPNRTHEYACTAAARGLKVLIVGAGGASHLAGIIAAETTLPVIAVPIAATVLSGMDALLSTVQMPGGVPVAVMAIDKPGAINAAIFATEIIATAQPEYSAKLIRHKEELERTVAERSERVKKQLQSE, encoded by the coding sequence ATGGGTTCGGACTCCGATCTGCCGGTGATGAGCGAGACCGTCAAAACGCTCGATAAGTTTGGCGTGCCTTATGAAGTGGAAGTCACCTCGGCCCACCGCTCGCCCAACCGCACGCATGAATACGCTTGCACGGCCGCTGCGCGCGGTCTCAAGGTGCTGATTGTCGGCGCCGGCGGCGCTTCGCACCTCGCCGGCATCATCGCCGCCGAGACCACCTTGCCAGTGATTGCTGTGCCCATTGCTGCCACGGTGCTCTCCGGCATGGACGCTTTGCTTTCCACCGTCCAGATGCCCGGCGGGGTGCCGGTGGCGGTCATGGCCATTGACAAGCCCGGCGCCATCAATGCCGCTATCTTCGCTACCGAAATCATCGCTACCGCCCAGCCCGAATACTCCGCCAAGCTCATCCGGCACAAAGAGGAGCTCGAACGCACCGTCGCCGAGCGCTCCGAACGCGTCAAGAAACAATTGCAGTCGGAATAG
- a CDS encoding bifunctional ornithine acetyltransferase/N-acetylglutamate synthase: GLRQALRQACDASFHRIAVDGDTSTNDSVFLLANGAACPVPHGTGACPRQLATGSPEGREFSFALTEVATTLAKMIVRDGEGATRLVEISVREAASRKAAEAIARKIACSPLVKTALAGADPNWGRILAAAGMAWEKINPDRARIWMAGTKVFDRGRAVPFRERDLHRKLNKPEVSIVLALGMGNSQTTFWTCDLTHEYIRINSSYRT, from the coding sequence GGGCTCCGCCAGGCGCTTCGCCAGGCCTGCGACGCCTCCTTCCATCGCATCGCCGTGGATGGCGACACTTCCACAAACGACTCCGTCTTTCTGCTGGCCAATGGCGCGGCTTGCCCCGTTCCGCACGGAACCGGGGCTTGCCCGCGGCAACTGGCAACGGGCTCGCCGGAGGGGCGCGAATTTTCTTTCGCGCTTACGGAGGTAGCCACTACGCTCGCCAAAATGATCGTGCGCGATGGCGAGGGGGCAACGCGGCTGGTCGAAATCTCGGTGCGAGAAGCAGCCAGCCGAAAGGCGGCCGAGGCCATCGCCCGAAAAATAGCTTGCTCACCGCTGGTCAAAACCGCTCTGGCGGGCGCCGATCCGAACTGGGGTCGAATCCTCGCTGCCGCCGGGATGGCCTGGGAGAAGATCAACCCCGACCGCGCCAGGATTTGGATGGCCGGTACGAAAGTGTTTGATCGCGGCCGCGCCGTGCCCTTCCGCGAACGCGACCTTCACCGGAAACTGAACAAGCCTGAAGTTTCCATCGTCCTTGCGCTCGGGATGGGAAATTCCCAAACCACGTTCTGGACCTGCGACCTGACCCACGAATACATCCGCATCAACTCGAGCTACCGGACGTAG